The proteins below come from a single Mytilus edulis chromosome 5, xbMytEdul2.2, whole genome shotgun sequence genomic window:
- the LOC139524849 gene encoding EKC/KEOPS complex subunit Tp53rkb-like, whose protein sequence is MEDESRNSIATIPVLMKQGAEAKLYKSTFYGKPCIIKERFTKCYRHPSLDKSLTTHRIKSEVRALLRCRMNGICTPTVYFTNMENSSIYMEEIEDAQTVREYIQHVQANENSDTANNILKPLGVKVGEILGIMHSNNIVHGDLTTSNMLLRGNPAGLDVVIIDFGLSHFENFAEEKGVDLYVLERAILSTHPNTEDFFQTILDSYKKYNLKSSVEVVAKLDEVRLRGRKRTMVG, encoded by the exons ATGGAAGATGAATCAAGAAATAGTATTGCTACAATTCCCGTGTTGATGAAGCAAGGAGCAGAAGccaaattatataaatcaacattTTATGGAAAACCCTGTATTATCAAGGAAAGGTTTACGAAATGTTACCGCCATCCTTCATTAGACAAGTCTTTGACAACCCATCGAATTAAATCAGAAGTAAGAGCACTGTTGAGATGTCGAATGAATG gcATTTGCACACCAACCGTATATTTTACAAACATGGAAAATTCCAGTATTTACATGGAAGAAATTGAAGATGCACAAACTGTTAGAGAgtatattcaacatgttcaagccAATGAAAACAGTGATACCGCAAATAATATTCTTAAACCTTTAGGAGTGAAAGTTGGAGAAATTTTAGGAATAATGCATTCAAATAACATTGTACATGGTGACTTGACAACATCAAATATGCTTCTTAGAGGTAACCCTGCTGGATTAGATGTTGTTATCATAGATTTTGGTctcagccattttgaaaattttgctgaGGAGAAAGGAGTAGATTTATATGTACTAGAAAGAGCCATTTTAAGTACGCATCCGAATACAGAGGATTTTTTTCAGACAATTCTTGACTCATACAAAAAATACAACTTAAAAAGTTCAGTTGAAGTTGTTGCCAAATTAGATGAAGTTAGACTTCGTGGAAGGAAAAGAACAATGGTTGGATAA
- the LOC139524846 gene encoding lon protease homolog 2, peroxisomal-like gives MASTISIPRRLPLLVVADNVLLPGSSMRIPVRNMKNMNMVKSRLMSRSTLSSTIIGVIPQESKDDQEDDMSSLHSIGTAAVVVQVTGTNWPRPSYTLLVTGLCRFKMETLLQESPYLVASVTQLDKLSEDFDEFTKKHGGDLDNLADNFREQAGKLVDMLDISIPVVAKLKKMLENLPSQHLPDICAAIVKASYAEKIQVLDAVDLNERFKKALPLLMRQIEGLTLLQKARKDRVGVEIVARKKGDPFGRPGNMKRALNKISTDLDDDDDADSDEINDLEQKIKSAHMPEHALKAVMKEIKRLKKMPQQMPEHAMIRNYLELMSELPWSKSSKDILDIEQARRDLDVDHYGLEKLKKRVLEYFAIRQLKNSLKGPILCFVGPPGVGKTSIGRSIAQTLGREFHRISLGGVCDQSDIRGHRRTYIGSMPGRIIHGIRLVGTNNPVFLLDEVDKLGKSLHGDPAAALLEVLDPEQNHTFTDHYLNVPFDLSQVLFIATANNMATIPAALLDRMELIQIPGYTQEEKCNIATRHLISKQFKEHGLTAEQLQIPVDSTKMIISKYTREAGVRNLERKIGAVCRAVAVRVAEGMSKSKQEKRETPKSEEKKQVINNSLPENLSQDATTMAHPPEMPICIDEAAIKDILGPPQFESEVSQRLVQPGVAVGLAWTVMGGEIMFVEATRMDGEGKLILTGQLGDVMKESANLAMNWVRANAKKLTFGNGKSLLAGKDIHIHFPAGAVGKDGPSAGVTIATVLVSLFSGQLVRSDTAMTGEITLRGLVLPVGGIKEKVLGAHRAGIRRVILPKRNMKDLYEIPNNVKGEMSFIFASQLEDVLNAAFDNGFPALPMEDVTPSKL, from the exons ATGGCATCGACTATTTCTATCCCTCGACGTCTTCCACTTTTAGTTGTTGCTGACAATGTTCTTCTGCCAGGCTCATCGATGCGAATACCAGTGAGAAATATGAAAAA tATGAACATGGTTAAAAGTCGATTGATGAGTAGAAGTACACTGAGCAGCACCATAATTGGAGTTATTCCACAAGAGTCAAAAGATGATCAA GAAGATGACATGTCCTCACTACATTCTATTGGTACTGCAGCGGTCGTCGTACAAGTAACTGGCACCAATTGGCCACGCCCATCTTATACATTACTTGTGACTGGCCTATGCAGGTTTAAGATGGAAACTTTATTACAAGAGTCACCATATCTGGTAGCTTCAGTTACACAATTGGACAAACTTTCTGAAGATTTTG ATGAATTTACAAAGAAACATGGAGGTGATCTTGACAACTTGGCAGATAATTTCCGTGAACAAGCAGGAAAGCTTGTTGATATGTTAGATATTTCTATACCTGTGGTTGCTAAACTTAAG AAAATGCTTGAGAATTTACCAAGCCAACATTTACCTGATATTTGTGCTGCTATTGTTAAGGCATCATATGCAGAGAAGATCCAGGTGCTTGATGCTGTCGATCTTAATGAAAGATTTAAAAAGGCACTTCCGTTACTGATGAGACAAATAGAG GGACTGACATTGCTCCAGAAAGCTAGGAAAGATAGAGTAGGTGTGGAAATAGTTGCTCGCAAAAAGGGTGATCCATTTGGTCGTCCAGGCAACATGAAAAGAGCACTTAATAAGATTTCCACTGACcttgatgacgatgatgatgctGACAGTGATGAAATAAATGACCTTGAACAAAAAATTAA ATCTGCTCACATGCCTGAACATGCTTTGAAGGCTGTAATGAAAGAAATCAAAAGATTAAAGAAGATGCCACAACAAATGCCAGAACATGCAATGATCAG AAACTATTTGGAATTAATGTCAGAACTTCCTTGGTCAAAATCCAGTAAAGATATCTTAGACATTGAACAGGCAAG GCGTGATTTGGATGTGGACCATTATGGATTggagaaattgaaaaaaagagttCTGGAATATTTTGCAATAAGACAGTTAAAGAATTCATTAAAAGGACCTATACTATGTTTTGTTGGTCCACCTGGTGTTGGGAAAACAAGTATTGGCAGATCTATCGCTCAAACACTTGGTAGAGAATTTCACAG AATATCCCTTGGAGGTGTTTGTGACCAGTCAGACATCAGAGGTCACAGAAGGACATACATTGGGTCAATGCCAGGCAGAATTATTCATGGAATTCGATTGGTTGGAACAAATAATCCTGTATTTTTACTTGATGAAGTTGATAAACTG ggGAAGTCACTCCATGGTGACCCTGCTGCTGCTCTGTTGGAGGTATTAGATCCTGAACAGAACCACACTTTTACAGACCA TTATTTGAATGTTCCTTTTGACCTTTCACAAGTGTTGTTCATAGCAACAGCAAACAATATGGCCACCATTCCTGCAGCATTGTTAGACAGAATGGAATTAATTCAGATACCAGGGTATACACAGGAAGAGAAATGTAACATAGCAACAAGACATCTTATATCAAAACAGTTCAAAGAGCATGGACTGACTGCTGAGCAGTTACAAATACCTGTAGATTCTACTAAAATGATTA TATCAAAATATACACGTGAAGCTGGCGTGAGAAACCTAGAGAGAAAGATAGGTGCTGTCTGTAGAGCTGTTGCTGTCAGGGTCGCTGAAGGAATGTCCAAATCCAAACAGGAAAAACGGGAAACTCctaaatcagaagaaaaaaaacaggTCATCAATAATAGCTTACCAGAGAACTTATCGCAGGATGCCACTACAATGGCTCATCCACCAGAAATGCCAATTTGTATTGATGAAGCTGCTATCAAGGATATTCTGGGG CCACCTCAGTTTGAGAGTGAAGTATCTCAAAGGCTTGTACAACCTGGTGTGGCTGTAGGCTTAGCATGGACAGTAATGGGTGGAGAAATTATGTTTGTTGAGGCTACTAGGATGGATGGAGAAGGAAAGCTCATTCTGACTGGACAGCTTGGTGATGTGATGAAGGAATCTGCTAACTTGGCCATGAACTGGGTTAGGGCTAATGCAAAGAAG CTTACTTTTGGAAATGGCAAGAGTTTGTTGGCAGGAAAAGATATACACATCCATTTTCCTGCAGGTGCTGTAGGCAAGGATGGACCGTCTGCTGGTGTTACCATAGCTACAGTTTTAGTGTCTTTATTCAGTGGACAATTGGTTAGATCAGACACAGCAATgacaggggaaataactctcagaGGATTAGTACTTCct GTTGGTGGGATAAAGGAGAAAGTACTTGGAGCACATAGAGCTGGTATTAGAAGAGTTATCCTACCCAAGAGGAATATGAAAGATTTATATGAGATCCCTAATAATGTCAAg GGTGAGATGTCTTTCATATTTGCCAGTCAATTAGAGGATGTATTGAATGCAGCATTTGACAATGGATTCCCAGCCCTGCCTATGGAAGATGTTACACCAAGTAAATTGTGA
- the LOC139524847 gene encoding F-box/LRR-repeat protein 2-like: MAYKMPSEVITHIMRYLSVADRKDAALVNKVWYDASLDPILQRDIVIHFYGTMVESRFPNLSRRKMSNLMLDQFDSSLESKSIMLKSCQNFSQSLRNLSLKGSNITDSLFVDLMSHCKNLVHLDLSSCNSLFMSGRILELNDDIQKLKDTLKNVKVLNLSSIRFLSDATFNRMVTVCSNVESVHLASAQITFISDSYLPKGQTNCVSNSLLTFGNILHFIETQQDTLKALDFTRTGISDDPLDQIASIQNLELEEIVLTGCKDVSDEGINSLCKNQKHLRIIEVKGCTEISGAALELITQNLMFLEILRLGKCRQLNDIAVRNLHQLRCLQVLDLSEIYQLTSAGLIKGLCHNVNEMLTHINFNCCSNVKDNFVVSLCKAAPNLLHLDLGSTGITNISVQAVCKYLKFLRYFRVAWCREITDLALVGYKDADKDIIEKAKENPEDFDIGRLRRIYDNHIIFKKPTGFKKDQLSASDLEKLAHDTTTGYTLDCLGHLHDLDLSACKMLTDGSLVHVIKFKELRSLSLCMTNITDITVSAVAAKNPSLEHICLSQCLSITDDAIRDVTKRLTRLSSLDIAGCDNLTDKSIHHIQMNCKRLKSLDVSFCKKISPESVGLLETNMKTIQSVNKRLTGN, translated from the exons ATGGCATACAAAATGCCATCAGAG GTCATTACCCATATAATGAGGTATCTGAGTGTGGCTGATAGAAAAGATGCTGCATTAGTCAACAAAGTATGGTACGATGCTTCTTTAGATCCCATCCTACAGAGAGATATAGTAATACATTTCTATGGCACTATGGTAGAAAGCAGATTTCCTAATCTTAGTCGAcggaaaatgtcaaatttgatGCTTGACCAGTTTGATAGCTCACTGGAATCTAAATCTATTATGCTGAAATCTTGTCAGAATTTCAGTCAGTCATTACGTAACTTGTCATTGAAGGGAAGCAACATAACAGATTCACTTTTCGTTGATCTTATGTCGCATTGTAAGAATCTGGTGCACTTAGATCTGAGTTCCTGCAATTCACTTTTTATGTCAGGTCGTATATTAGAATTAAATGATGATATTCAGAAGTTAAAAGACACATTAAAGAATGTGAAAGTTCTTAATCTTTCTTCCATTCGTTTCTTGTCTGATGCTACCTTCAACAGGATGGTCACAGTTTGCTCAAACGTAGAATCTGTTCATCTTGCCAGTGCTCAAATAACATTTATCTCAGACAGCTATTTaccaaaaggacaaacaaactGTGTAAGCAACAGTTTACTGACATTCGGCAACATTCTCCACTTTATAGAAACACAACAGGATACACTGAAGGCTTTAGATTTTACCAGGACTGGAATTTCAGATGATCCATTAGATCAAATAGCATCCATACAAAACCTGGAATTAGAAGAAATAGTCCTGACTGGATGTAAAGATGTTTCGGACGAGGGCATTAATTCTCTATGTAAAAACCAGAAACATCTTCGTATAATTGAGGTCAAAGGATGTACAGAAATAAGTGGTGCGGCATTAGAGCTTATAACTCAGAACTTGATGTTTTTAGAAATTCTGCGTCTAGGAAAATGCCGACAGCTTAATGATATTGCAGTTAGGAATTTACATCAACTTAGATGTCTGCAGGTTTTGGATCTATCAGAAATCTACCAGCTGACATCAGCAGGACTGATTAAAGGGCTGTGTCATAACGTTAACGAAATGTTGACTCACATCAATTTTAACTGTTGCTCAAATGTCAAAGATAACTTTGTTGTATCTTTATGTAAAGCTGCTCCCAACTTGCTTCACTTAGATTTAGGCTCCACTGGTATTACGAACATCAGTGTTCAGGCAGTATGTAAATATCTGAAGTTTTTGAGATATTTCAGAGTAGCATGGTGCCGAGAGATAACAGACTTAGCATTAGTTGGCTACAAGGATGCAGATAAGGACATTATTGAGAAAGCTAAAGAAAATCCTGAAGATTTTGACATAGGCAGACTGAGGAGAATATATGACAACCATATTATCTTCAAAAAACCAACAGGTTTTAAGAAAGACCAACTGTCGGCCAGTGATTTAGAGAAATTAGCACATGACACAACTACAGGATACACATTGGACTGCTTAGGACATCTTCATGATCTTGATTTATCTGCTTGTAAGATGCTAACTGATGGCAGTTTAGTCCATGTGATCAAATTCAAAGAGCTCCGATCTCTCAGTCTGTGCATGACGAACATTACAGACATAACTGTTAGTGCAGTGGCTGCTAAAAATCCCAGTCTTGAGCATATTTGTTTGTCGCAGTGTCTTTCTATTACGGATGATGCCATACGCGATGTGACCAAACGTCTTACCCGACTTTCAAGTCTGGACATCGCTGGATGTGACAATCTTACGGACAAGAGTATTCACCATATACAGATGAACTGTAAGAGACTTAAGTCACTAGATGTTTCTTTCTGCAAGAAGATTTCCCCTGAAAGTGTAGGCCTTTTGGAGACAAATATGAAAACAATTCAGTCAGTAAACAAAAGGCTAACTGGAAATTGA